A window of the Radiobacillus deserti genome harbors these coding sequences:
- a CDS encoding DUF948 domain-containing protein codes for MEILLYIAALIAAVAFAVLVIYLSKVLKATQRTMSNVANTLEGLEKQMEGITIETTALLNKTNKLAEDINEKSLKMNTLFDGIKGIGQTVQEFNESLKTLSSSVSNTAEKNKNATAQAMKWGTVALDLWNKRKKKETGGIDHE; via the coding sequence ATGGAAATTTTACTTTACATAGCAGCACTAATCGCAGCCGTGGCTTTCGCCGTATTAGTCATTTATCTTTCAAAGGTACTTAAAGCTACACAACGAACGATGAGTAATGTTGCTAACACACTAGAAGGTTTAGAAAAACAGATGGAAGGGATCACCATTGAAACAACAGCACTATTAAATAAAACAAATAAACTAGCAGAGGATATTAATGAAAAATCCTTAAAGATGAACACGTTATTTGATGGAATTAAAGGCATCGGACAAACTGTCCAAGAATTTAATGAATCCTTAAAAACGCTGTCATCCAGTGTGTCAAATACTGCGGAAAAAAATAAAAATGCAACGGCACAAGCAATGAAGTGGGGGACTGTTGCATTGGATTTGTGGAATAAACGAAAGAAAAAAGAGACAGGAGGAATCGATCATGAGTAA
- the murC gene encoding UDP-N-acetylmuramate--L-alanine ligase has product MTTYHFIGIKGTGMSALAQILEDSGETVQGSDVEKRFFTQEALEDKDITILPFSKDNIKEGLTIIAGNAFSDDHEEIVEAKRLGLTFYRYHEFLGEWLKKYTSIAVTGAHGKTSTTGLLAHVLSETYPISFLIGDGTGVGNPDSQYFVFEACEYRNHFLEYEPDYAIMTNIDFDHPDFFSSIDDVFQSFQQMAEKVKKGIVACGDDEYLQQIQAKVPVMYYGFSDTNDFQAQNVFEDEDGTTFDVFVRNTFYDSFTIPSYGNHNVLNALAVIAICHYEGMRAEDIKKIYSFQGVKRRFSEKQVGNQVLIDDYAHHPKEIEVTIEAARKKYPYRPVTVIFQPHTYTRTKTFLNEFAAALNLADHVYLCDIFGSAREDSGKLTIDDLKKLIEDCYLLDVDNVEELKQYEDHVLIFMGAGDIQKFQQAYEASIQGALNE; this is encoded by the coding sequence ATGACAACTTACCACTTCATTGGTATAAAGGGGACTGGGATGAGTGCTTTAGCACAGATTCTAGAAGACTCAGGAGAAACCGTACAAGGTTCTGATGTAGAAAAAAGATTCTTCACACAAGAAGCATTAGAAGATAAGGACATTACCATATTACCTTTTTCTAAAGATAATATAAAAGAAGGCTTAACCATTATTGCTGGAAATGCATTTTCCGATGACCACGAGGAAATTGTGGAAGCAAAGAGATTAGGGTTAACTTTTTATCGTTATCATGAATTTCTAGGGGAATGGTTAAAAAAATACACAAGTATCGCAGTGACTGGTGCCCATGGAAAGACTTCGACCACTGGTTTGTTAGCTCACGTGTTGAGTGAAACGTACCCCATCTCCTTCTTGATTGGAGATGGTACTGGTGTTGGAAATCCAGATAGTCAGTACTTTGTTTTCGAAGCGTGTGAATATCGAAACCATTTTCTCGAATACGAACCAGATTACGCGATTATGACAAATATTGATTTCGACCATCCAGATTTTTTCTCAAGTATAGATGATGTATTTCAATCCTTCCAGCAAATGGCTGAGAAAGTTAAGAAAGGAATTGTTGCTTGCGGAGATGATGAATATCTTCAACAAATTCAAGCAAAAGTTCCGGTCATGTATTATGGTTTTTCAGATACAAATGACTTTCAAGCACAAAATGTCTTTGAAGATGAGGATGGAACAACCTTTGATGTGTTTGTTCGTAATACATTTTATGATTCATTTACCATTCCATCCTACGGTAATCACAATGTATTAAATGCATTAGCAGTAATTGCAATTTGCCATTATGAAGGAATGAGAGCAGAAGATATTAAGAAAATCTATAGTTTTCAAGGTGTTAAACGTCGCTTTTCTGAAAAACAAGTAGGAAATCAAGTGCTAATTGATGATTATGCACATCACCCAAAAGAAATTGAAGTAACGATCGAAGCAGCAAGAAAAAAATACCCATACCGTCCAGTTACTGTAATTTTTCAACCACACACATATACACGTACGAAGACTTTTTTAAATGAATTTGCTGCGGCTTTAAATCTAGCCGATCACGTTTATTTATGTGACATTTTTGGCTCAGCCAGAGAAGATAGTGGGAAATTAACGATTGATGATTTGAAAAAACTTATAGAAGATTGCTATCTTTTAGATGTAGACAACGTTGAGGAATTGAAGCAGTACGAAGATCACGTTCTTATTTTCATGGGAGCAGGAGATATTCAGAAATTCCAGCAAGCGTATGAAGCATCTATTCAGGGTGCGCTTAATGAATGA
- a CDS encoding nicotinate phosphoribosyltransferase, which produces MKEISRKLKGDIERLTNKTFKFDERIAEGWFSAVYFLKTKEIAEKFLPNNKVTMQFFQKRDAVLCGTDEAIALLHTFANNPDKLEIYSLKDGDKIAPYETVLTVTGPYQDFGYLEGIIDGILARRTSVATNVYNVVKAARTSGTQKPIIFMGDRDDHYTQQAGDGYAAFIGGSTAQATHAMNEWWGKEGMGTMPHAMIQMFQGDVVAAAKAYNEMYPNDDLMVLVDYNNDVINDSLRVAREFGDKLKGVRVDTSKNMVDKYFLRNQHLMGKFDPRGANPELIFALRKALDEEGFRHVKIIVSGGFDEKRIRKFEEHGVPVDLYGVGRSLLNIGVSFTGDNVLLNGEPQAKEGRKYRPNPRLEKVEYFEQS; this is translated from the coding sequence ATGAAAGAAATTAGTCGAAAATTAAAAGGCGATATTGAGCGCTTAACAAATAAAACCTTTAAATTTGATGAACGTATTGCTGAAGGCTGGTTTTCTGCAGTATATTTTTTGAAAACAAAGGAAATAGCAGAGAAGTTTCTTCCAAATAATAAAGTTACCATGCAATTCTTTCAAAAAAGGGATGCTGTACTTTGTGGAACGGATGAAGCAATTGCTTTATTACATACCTTTGCAAACAACCCTGATAAATTAGAGATTTATTCCTTAAAAGATGGAGATAAAATAGCGCCATATGAAACCGTATTAACGGTAACTGGTCCTTATCAGGATTTTGGATATTTAGAGGGAATTATTGATGGAATATTAGCTAGAAGGACATCCGTTGCCACGAATGTATATAACGTCGTGAAAGCGGCTAGAACGTCTGGCACGCAAAAGCCGATTATTTTTATGGGAGACCGTGACGATCACTACACCCAACAAGCCGGGGACGGGTATGCTGCTTTTATAGGCGGATCCACAGCTCAAGCGACTCACGCCATGAACGAATGGTGGGGAAAAGAAGGAATGGGTACGATGCCTCACGCTATGATTCAAATGTTTCAAGGCGATGTTGTTGCTGCTGCAAAGGCATATAACGAGATGTATCCAAATGATGACTTAATGGTGCTTGTGGACTATAACAACGATGTCATTAATGATTCACTTCGAGTCGCACGTGAATTCGGAGATAAATTAAAAGGGGTTCGAGTCGATACGTCTAAAAATATGGTTGACAAATATTTCCTCAGAAACCAGCATTTGATGGGGAAATTTGATCCAAGAGGTGCAAACCCTGAATTGATCTTTGCCCTTCGAAAAGCGTTAGACGAAGAAGGGTTCCGACATGTGAAAATTATAGTCAGTGGTGGGTTCGATGAAAAACGAATCAGAAAATTCGAAGAGCATGGAGTTCCAGTTGATTTATACGGTGTTGGAAGAAGCCTGTTGAATATAGGGGTGTCTTTCACAGGGGATAATGTATTATTGAACGGGGAACCACAAGCAAAAGAAGGAAGAAAATATCGACCAAATCCTAGATTAGAAAAAGTGGAATATTTTGAGCAATCATAA
- a CDS encoding DNA translocase FtsK yields MWHQLMKKMKDWFTEEVEESGQSTSKREYISGNFNTKQAVETKMSYQYPNERSFRFPLIPDEPSQTRKTEPKPKIEYDVPAFQRKQEKRHVQVEEQRIKQDDSQERKQPFKLSEVPSPIHGMHRQSRLRKEIENVPAFLRKDITWSKQTRSIRHQRSSYLPRMESDEKSEGNEPVETSPKLEKQVQDFSKHADASVMEPREEEPKEKWEAEKNSDWEPSQQIKRVDLHKEEKQSNSVPFNVMMTPKDKKRNLDKKELYSVDPVASVTSTDDGIKEVEKEPVPPIHLLNDPTFTKGADEQWVLEQIELLETTLRHFHVKAKVVNAMTGPSVTRFEVQPELGVKVSKIKNLSDDIKLNLAARDIRMEAPIPGKNAIGIEVPNPVPQAVGLQEILESEAFQSDQSPLTVALGLDISGRPMVTNLKKMPHGLIAGATGSGKSVCINSILISLLYKASHEDVRFLLIDPKMVELAPYNELPHLVAPVITDVKAATHALKWAVNEMEERYEKFVHEGVRDVERYNQKMEKQNRKADKLPYLIIVIDELADLMMVSPQDVEDAICRIAQKARACGIHLLLATQRPSVDVITGLIKANVPTRIAFSVSSQVDSRTIIDVSGAEKLLGRGDMLFVENGAGQSVRIQGAFVSDDEIERVTSFVRKSAPPQYLFEQEQLLEQVHMEEDEDELYLDAVDFVIQQNSASASLLQRRFKIGYNRAARLIDSMEANGIISEQKGSKPRDVLVSTSNYHTPS; encoded by the coding sequence ATGTGGCATCAATTAATGAAAAAAATGAAAGACTGGTTTACAGAAGAGGTAGAGGAATCTGGGCAATCCACTTCAAAAAGAGAATATATAAGTGGCAATTTTAATACAAAACAGGCAGTAGAAACCAAAATGTCTTATCAGTATCCAAATGAACGTTCTTTTCGCTTTCCGCTGATTCCAGATGAGCCGAGTCAAACGAGAAAAACGGAACCAAAACCTAAGATTGAATACGATGTCCCAGCTTTTCAACGAAAACAAGAAAAAAGACATGTACAGGTTGAGGAACAGCGAATCAAACAGGATGATTCACAGGAACGTAAGCAGCCTTTTAAATTAAGTGAAGTTCCTTCTCCGATTCATGGAATGCATCGTCAATCTAGATTGAGGAAAGAAATAGAGAACGTCCCAGCATTTCTGCGAAAGGATATTACTTGGTCAAAGCAAACTCGTTCGATTCGACATCAGCGCTCATCATACTTACCACGCATGGAATCTGATGAAAAGTCAGAGGGAAACGAACCAGTTGAGACATCACCGAAATTGGAAAAACAAGTTCAGGACTTTTCAAAGCATGCAGATGCTTCAGTAATGGAGCCTAGAGAGGAAGAACCGAAAGAAAAATGGGAAGCGGAGAAAAATTCAGATTGGGAACCATCCCAACAGATAAAACGAGTAGATCTCCACAAAGAAGAGAAGCAATCGAATTCTGTACCATTTAATGTGATGATGACACCTAAGGATAAAAAACGTAATCTTGATAAGAAAGAATTATACTCCGTGGATCCAGTCGCGTCTGTTACATCAACAGACGATGGCATAAAAGAGGTCGAAAAAGAGCCTGTGCCACCCATTCATTTATTGAATGATCCTACTTTCACAAAAGGTGCAGATGAACAGTGGGTTCTGGAACAAATTGAACTGTTGGAAACAACACTTCGTCACTTTCATGTGAAAGCGAAAGTGGTCAATGCGATGACTGGACCTTCGGTAACGAGATTCGAAGTACAGCCTGAATTAGGAGTCAAAGTTAGTAAAATTAAAAACTTGAGTGACGATATAAAACTGAATTTGGCTGCAAGAGATATTCGAATGGAAGCACCTATTCCAGGAAAAAATGCCATAGGAATTGAGGTTCCGAATCCCGTTCCGCAGGCAGTAGGTTTGCAAGAAATATTGGAGTCAGAGGCATTTCAATCGGATCAATCCCCTTTAACGGTTGCATTAGGGCTTGATATATCAGGACGACCAATGGTTACGAACTTAAAGAAAATGCCTCACGGGTTAATAGCTGGTGCAACGGGCTCAGGAAAAAGTGTTTGTATTAACTCCATATTGATAAGCTTACTTTATAAAGCTAGTCATGAGGATGTCCGTTTCTTACTGATTGACCCAAAGATGGTAGAGCTTGCGCCTTACAATGAACTACCACACTTAGTAGCACCTGTAATAACAGATGTGAAAGCTGCTACCCATGCTTTAAAATGGGCTGTAAATGAGATGGAAGAGCGTTACGAAAAGTTCGTACATGAAGGTGTTCGTGATGTGGAACGATATAATCAAAAAATGGAGAAACAAAATAGAAAAGCAGATAAGCTCCCTTATTTAATTATTGTGATTGATGAGCTAGCCGACCTAATGATGGTCTCTCCACAAGATGTGGAAGATGCGATTTGTCGTATTGCGCAAAAAGCACGTGCATGTGGTATTCATTTGTTGTTAGCAACACAGCGTCCATCCGTTGATGTAATTACAGGATTGATTAAAGCGAATGTCCCTACTCGTATTGCGTTTAGTGTATCCTCTCAAGTGGATTCTAGAACCATTATCGATGTAAGTGGTGCCGAGAAGCTCCTAGGTAGAGGAGATATGCTATTTGTAGAAAATGGTGCTGGACAGTCCGTTCGAATACAAGGTGCTTTTGTGTCCGATGATGAGATTGAACGAGTAACAAGCTTCGTAAGAAAATCCGCACCACCACAATATTTATTTGAGCAAGAACAGCTTTTGGAGCAGGTTCATATGGAAGAAGATGAGGATGAATTATACTTAGATGCGGTCGATTTTGTTATCCAACAAAACAGTGCTAGTGCGTCCCTGTTACAGCGTCGATTCAAAATTGGATACAACCGAGCAGCACGCTTGATTGATAGTATGGAGGCAAACGGGATTATTTCTGAACAAAAAGGAAGTAAACCGAGAGATGTATTGGTTAGCACATCCAATTATCACACCCCATCCTAA
- the ytpR gene encoding YtpR family tRNA-binding protein — MNMFYNEKGIGDVLIIPVKQGERNETTFERYGDIVKIINTNDKSLLGYNIFNASGYFSNVEKLNEVPVDKEVATELEKAFQTNGIEDGSGLDFSPKFVVGYVKEKQQHENADKLSVCQVDVGDETLQIVCGAPNIDQGQKVVVAKVGAVMPSGMEIKPTQLRGVDSHGMICSMKELGLPNAPKEKGIYVLDNQYEAGQAFVF; from the coding sequence ATGAATATGTTTTACAATGAAAAAGGAATTGGGGATGTTCTTATTATTCCTGTGAAACAAGGCGAGCGCAATGAAACAACGTTTGAGAGATATGGGGATATTGTAAAAATTATTAATACGAACGATAAGTCATTGCTAGGCTATAATATATTTAATGCCTCCGGATATTTTTCGAATGTAGAGAAATTAAATGAAGTACCAGTAGATAAAGAGGTAGCAACTGAATTGGAAAAAGCGTTTCAAACGAATGGGATAGAAGATGGATCCGGCTTAGACTTCAGTCCTAAGTTCGTTGTAGGATATGTTAAAGAGAAACAACAGCATGAAAATGCGGATAAGCTAAGTGTTTGTCAGGTTGATGTTGGAGATGAAACTCTGCAAATCGTCTGTGGTGCTCCAAACATTGATCAAGGGCAAAAAGTAGTGGTTGCCAAGGTTGGTGCTGTGATGCCAAGTGGAATGGAAATTAAACCAACCCAGCTACGTGGCGTCGATTCTCATGGAATGATTTGTTCGATGAAAGAGTTAGGTCTACCAAATGCTCCAAAAGAAAAAGGAATTTATGTATTAGATAATCAATATGAGGCAGGACAAGCCTTCGTATTTTAG
- a CDS encoding DUF1444 domain-containing protein: MKMNSIKMKKKLEERFHNSEWRTSFNRDKDKFRVEWKESGQGISISIPNVIAKYEVRGEAALDELQYHVSEALKVMNETHELTGQERYIFPVIRATSFPRKTKAGKKLLFSEHTAETRIYYALDLGTSYKLLEEEMLEAEGWTLDRIKEISTFNVRSLENKSKHDQVADNDFYFIASQDGYDASRILNESLLEEMKANSKGELAVAVPHQDVLIFADIQNKTGYDILAQMTMKFFAEGRVPITSLPFIYEDKKLEPVFILAKNRPANDSRKDDEK; this comes from the coding sequence ATGAAAATGAATAGTATTAAAATGAAAAAAAAGCTAGAAGAGCGTTTCCATAATAGTGAATGGCGTACATCATTTAATCGTGATAAGGACAAATTTCGTGTGGAATGGAAAGAATCCGGACAAGGAATATCCATTTCTATCCCAAACGTAATTGCGAAATATGAAGTGCGAGGAGAAGCAGCTCTTGATGAGTTACAATACCATGTCTCTGAAGCTCTTAAAGTGATGAATGAAACCCATGAATTAACTGGACAAGAGCGTTATATATTTCCGGTAATTCGTGCTACTTCCTTTCCGAGAAAGACGAAGGCAGGAAAAAAGCTTCTTTTTTCTGAACATACGGCAGAAACGAGAATATATTATGCGTTAGACTTGGGGACTTCTTACAAGCTTTTAGAGGAAGAAATGTTAGAAGCAGAAGGATGGACGTTGGATAGAATAAAGGAAATCTCCACGTTCAATGTGCGATCATTGGAAAATAAATCGAAACATGATCAGGTTGCGGATAACGATTTTTACTTTATTGCATCCCAAGACGGATACGATGCAAGTAGAATTTTAAACGAATCACTTCTAGAAGAGATGAAGGCCAATAGTAAAGGAGAACTGGCGGTTGCGGTCCCCCATCAGGATGTGCTTATTTTTGCAGATATTCAGAATAAAACGGGGTACGACATACTAGCCCAAATGACGATGAAGTTTTTCGCGGAAGGACGTGTACCGATTACGTCCCTTCCATTTATATACGAAGATAAAAAATTAGAACCAGTCTTTATTCTAGCGAAAAACCGACCTGCTAACGATTCAAGAAAGGATGACGAAAAATGA
- a CDS encoding thioredoxin family protein, protein MLMLESEEQLQGLLKKDKVLLMFSADWCPDCHFIDPFLPDLEQKYSEYTFVHVDRDQFIEICREYDVFGIPSFIGFHQGEEVGRFVSKDRKTREEIETFIDSLL, encoded by the coding sequence ATGTTAATGTTAGAATCAGAGGAACAACTTCAAGGACTTCTAAAGAAAGATAAAGTACTATTGATGTTTTCTGCAGATTGGTGTCCAGATTGCCATTTTATTGACCCATTTTTGCCAGATTTAGAGCAAAAGTATTCTGAATACACCTTTGTTCATGTAGATCGTGATCAATTTATAGAGATATGTCGCGAATATGATGTATTTGGAATCCCAAGCTTTATCGGATTTCATCAAGGGGAAGAGGTTGGACGTTTTGTTAGCAAAGATCGAAAAACACGAGAAGAGATTGAAACGTTTATCGACTCCCTTTTATAA
- a CDS encoding PTS transporter subunit IIC yields MIAFLHKKGISLSPREYFITALSFMALGLFSSLIIGLIIKTLGEQLGFVPVSVQTALVDMGSYAMDTKVMGGAIGVAIAYGLKAPPLVLFSALYAGAFGAELGGPAGSYVTAVLATEFGKLIYKQTRVDILLTPFVTIAVGFIVGTFIGPPINNFMTWFGSIINWSTEQQPFIMGIIVAVLMGWALTAPISSAAIAIMLDLSGIAAGAATIGCASQMIGFAVSSYRDNGLGGFLAQGIGTSMLQVANIIQKPIILLPPTIAGLVFAPLATVYFEMENNSLGAGMGTAGFVGQIMTFESMGFTLPVLWLVLLLHIIGPALVSLLLSEWLRRRGWIQPGDMRINYE; encoded by the coding sequence GTGATTGCATTTTTACATAAGAAAGGTATCTCGTTGTCACCAAGAGAATATTTTATTACAGCTTTAAGCTTTATGGCATTAGGTCTTTTTTCTTCTTTAATTATTGGATTGATTATTAAGACATTAGGAGAACAGCTAGGCTTTGTTCCAGTCTCTGTACAAACAGCGTTAGTGGATATGGGAAGCTACGCCATGGATACAAAAGTAATGGGAGGAGCCATTGGAGTTGCGATTGCATATGGTCTAAAAGCTCCACCGTTAGTTTTGTTCTCTGCTCTATATGCTGGAGCATTCGGAGCGGAACTAGGAGGACCAGCGGGAAGCTATGTGACTGCAGTCCTTGCCACAGAGTTTGGGAAATTGATCTATAAGCAAACGCGAGTGGATATTTTATTAACGCCATTTGTTACCATTGCAGTTGGGTTTATCGTTGGAACATTTATTGGTCCACCAATTAACAACTTCATGACTTGGTTTGGAAGTATAATTAATTGGTCAACCGAGCAACAGCCGTTTATAATGGGGATTATTGTTGCAGTGTTAATGGGATGGGCTTTAACAGCACCAATTTCGAGTGCAGCTATTGCTATTATGCTTGATTTAAGTGGAATTGCAGCTGGGGCAGCAACAATTGGATGCGCGTCACAAATGATCGGGTTTGCAGTTTCTAGTTACCGAGACAATGGATTAGGTGGATTTCTCGCACAAGGAATAGGTACTTCTATGCTTCAAGTGGCAAATATCATCCAGAAACCAATAATACTCTTACCACCGACGATAGCGGGTCTCGTATTTGCTCCCTTAGCCACTGTATATTTTGAAATGGAGAATAACTCTTTAGGTGCAGGGATGGGAACAGCTGGTTTTGTCGGACAAATCATGACGTTTGAATCAATGGGATTTACACTCCCTGTATTGTGGCTGGTGTTATTGTTACACATCATTGGACCTGCTCTTGTTAGCCTTCTTTTGTCTGAATGGCTAAGAAGACGAGGATGGATACAGCCAGGTGATATGAGAATTAACTATGAATAA
- a CDS encoding methyl-accepting chemotaxis protein, which translates to MKSIRSRVRLILVLAVTSLVVLTVFAFIFMNQQKNWSEKRNTVEEALVHSSEVETEMALTRIKEQTFFSNPSEENAEALKKSIANVKSLASKYADELSSNKEISDNFLLIEKSATTYEKQIDPMVNMFRMIGFTEDQGLNKYIDESYTSLQGIINDYNNPNLTNALMNVKIQEQEYLEAGDSEKNNFDTAVRDFTRLVTDSDISKDQKSEIDASLLKYQQNVNTITSTQTQAQAITNSFENVAANVGKIISDVGVSAEKMNKNIQEDQAAALRWLTISFIAIGVLALGIMVGTGIILIRSISKSVNQLKTGAQIIGDGDLSYRVSVDSKDEMAEIGSTFNQMASRMEASMLKVKEASNVLGSSSSNLAAVSEQTTAQAEEVSEAINQVATGSQNQAYQIEQSTQLIQDVSEAIQVTRVAAEDISGKLEGAENEGKSGLDTVHKLEDTSSNFIQLAAHLSNEVLQAAAQSKDITTIVSAIEEIADSTNLLALNAAIESARAGESGRGFAVVADEVRKLAERSKTEAQEIHQLVNHMYKQMNNLSEEANKFTSYQETQEEAVALTKDAFNRIVQNIYEMNEKIEEVRHSIQNVDGVNEHLKEALHSISVISEESVATAEEVAASSETQSQSIEEVNQAALDLQALSQELEAEVSQFKLNANREEEFDSSSEFVEEVEEQQDNSSEEIVEHDILEESNDVNGSLDFNEDENIEHEETSHSQNVDSIGQNGEDLESTLENKIEEHENYSEVYNDERDEENEISPTENTTEEVQEDEEKTDSTESDESGESENQELHVDDEVNNNK; encoded by the coding sequence ATGAAATCCATTCGAAGTCGTGTACGGTTAATCCTAGTGCTAGCTGTCACAAGTTTAGTCGTTTTAACAGTATTTGCATTTATATTTATGAATCAACAAAAAAACTGGTCAGAAAAACGTAATACTGTAGAAGAAGCCTTAGTACATAGCAGTGAAGTTGAAACGGAAATGGCGTTAACTCGAATCAAGGAACAAACCTTCTTTTCTAATCCTTCCGAAGAAAATGCAGAGGCGCTTAAAAAGTCCATTGCCAATGTAAAGTCTTTAGCCTCAAAATATGCGGATGAATTATCCAGCAACAAGGAAATTTCTGATAATTTTCTGCTCATTGAAAAAAGTGCCACCACCTATGAAAAACAAATTGACCCTATGGTAAACATGTTCCGGATGATTGGTTTTACAGAAGATCAAGGTCTCAACAAATACATAGATGAGTCTTATACGAGTCTTCAAGGAATAATTAATGATTATAATAATCCGAATCTAACAAACGCCTTAATGAACGTTAAAATACAAGAACAAGAATATTTAGAGGCTGGGGATTCAGAAAAAAATAACTTCGATACCGCTGTAAGAGATTTCACAAGATTAGTTACAGATTCAGATATTTCCAAAGATCAAAAAAGTGAAATCGATGCATCCTTATTAAAGTATCAACAAAACGTTAACACGATTACATCTACCCAAACACAAGCACAGGCTATTACAAACTCTTTTGAAAATGTAGCTGCAAACGTCGGTAAAATCATTTCGGATGTTGGAGTAAGTGCTGAAAAGATGAACAAGAATATCCAAGAAGATCAAGCAGCAGCATTGAGATGGCTTACCATTTCATTTATTGCTATCGGTGTACTAGCATTAGGGATCATGGTAGGAACGGGGATTATTCTTATTCGATCCATCTCAAAATCTGTTAATCAATTAAAAACAGGTGCTCAAATCATCGGAGATGGTGACTTGTCCTATCGCGTATCGGTAGATTCAAAAGACGAGATGGCTGAGATTGGTTCTACCTTTAATCAAATGGCGAGCCGTATGGAAGCTTCCATGCTTAAAGTAAAAGAAGCTTCTAATGTGTTAGGTAGTTCATCTTCTAACCTAGCTGCTGTTTCAGAACAAACCACTGCACAAGCAGAGGAAGTATCGGAAGCTATTAATCAGGTTGCGACAGGTTCTCAAAACCAAGCTTATCAAATTGAACAAAGCACACAACTAATCCAAGATGTATCAGAAGCTATTCAAGTAACACGTGTAGCTGCTGAGGATATATCAGGAAAACTCGAAGGGGCCGAAAACGAAGGGAAATCAGGCTTAGATACTGTTCATAAACTTGAGGATACCTCCAGTAATTTTATTCAACTTGCTGCCCATTTAAGTAATGAAGTTTTGCAAGCAGCCGCACAATCAAAAGATATTACAACTATCGTTTCTGCTATCGAAGAAATTGCTGACAGCACAAACCTTCTCGCTTTGAATGCAGCCATTGAATCCGCGCGAGCGGGAGAAAGTGGTCGAGGATTTGCTGTTGTAGCAGATGAGGTTAGAAAACTTGCTGAGCGCTCTAAGACAGAAGCACAGGAAATTCATCAGCTCGTTAACCATATGTATAAGCAAATGAATAATTTATCAGAGGAAGCTAATAAATTTACAAGCTATCAAGAAACACAAGAAGAAGCAGTAGCCTTAACAAAGGACGCGTTTAACCGTATTGTACAAAACATTTACGAAATGAATGAAAAGATTGAAGAAGTAAGACATTCTATTCAAAACGTGGATGGAGTAAATGAACATCTGAAAGAAGCCCTTCATTCCATAAGTGTTATTTCGGAAGAATCTGTTGCAACTGCTGAAGAAGTAGCTGCATCGAGTGAAACTCAATCTCAATCTATTGAAGAAGTGAACCAAGCTGCTCTAGATCTTCAAGCTCTATCTCAAGAATTAGAAGCTGAAGTTAGTCAATTCAAATTAAATGCCAATAGAGAAGAAGAGTTTGATAGCTCTTCCGAATTCGTTGAAGAAGTAGAAGAACAGCAAGATAACAGCTCCGAAGAAATCGTTGAACACGACATTCTCGAAGAAAGTAATGATGTTAACGGATCCCTCGATTTTAATGAAGACGAGAATATCGAACATGAGGAGACTTCCCATTCACAGAACGTGGATTCTATTGGACAAAATGGAGAAGACCTTGAATCTACTTTAGAGAACAAGATAGAAGAACATGAAAATTATAGTGAAGTTTATAATGATGAACGTGATGAAGAAAACGAAATAAGTCCAACAGAGAACACAACTGAAGAGGTTCAAGAAGATGAAGAGAAAACAGATTCAACGGAATCAGATGAATCTGGTGAGTCGGAGAATCAAGAACTTCACGTAGATGATGAAGTAAACAACAACAAATAA
- a CDS encoding YtoQ family protein, which translates to MRLTVYLAGQIHDNWREEIKEKAKKLDLPLDFVGPQENHELSDQIGEQILGKQPSAYYRDDAASDINNFRTEVLMKKADIVIALFGESYKQWNTAMDTTTAITLQKPTIIIRPESLIHPLKELSNKANVTVETLDQALNVIQYIYK; encoded by the coding sequence ATGAGACTTACGGTTTACTTAGCTGGGCAAATTCATGACAATTGGCGTGAAGAGATAAAAGAAAAAGCGAAAAAGTTAGACTTACCTTTAGATTTTGTTGGCCCACAAGAAAATCATGAACTTTCCGATCAAATTGGAGAACAGATTCTTGGTAAGCAACCTAGCGCATATTACCGAGACGATGCAGCATCTGATATAAATAACTTTCGAACGGAAGTCCTTATGAAAAAAGCGGATATCGTTATTGCTTTATTTGGAGAATCGTACAAGCAGTGGAATACAGCAATGGACACAACAACTGCGATAACCCTTCAGAAGCCAACAATAATAATTCGACCAGAATCATTAATTCATCCGTTAAAGGAGCTATCAAACAAAGCAAACGTAACCGTGGAAACGTTGGATCAAGCATTAAATGTTATTCAATATATTTACAAGTAA